The nucleotide sequence CCCTCCTTATGGTCCCGACTTCGTCCCCGTTCGCCGATCGGTCTGTTGATCCCAAGTCCGGAAAGTCTGAGGAGGACTTCTACCTTCACCTCCACCTCCCACCCGAGCTAGACCTCCCCCTCCCAGCGACTACCCAGATATACCACCAGCCTCCACGAAGCTACCTCATTCCACGTTGGGATCTCGGACGCGACAGCGGTGCCTTTACCCGCATCGAGTTCCCTGAGCTCGGGAGCCGGAGGCACATACAGGAGGATGTAGATACGTTCGAGACTATATTGGCGCAATGCACAGCCTTCCTGGAgagggcgccgccgcccaagcttggcgtatcttcttcttccaaggGCGAGAAGTCTGGCTTTGGTGACGAGAAGGCAGCTGCCAGGTCTATGGAAACCGGTGTGGCAGGTCCCTCTTCTTCCAAGTCCAAGGCTGCCCTTGCCCAGGAACCGCCCCCATACAACCCAAACGATTTCCAGCCTGGAGAGGCATATGCACGCGGGAGTCATAGCAAGCAGCAGACGGGCCAGATTGTCCTTATTGACGAGGAGGATGGCAGTGTAATAGGGGAGTTGGGAGAGGGAATGACTGTCATTGAGCATCAGGCTCTTCAGCCGGGCTCAAAAGGTGAGAGACACTTACCGAGCTTTTCAAGCATGTCATTTTGTAATAGGATGCTGCTAACACCAAAGTATCCGTTGCTTGTGATAGAGCCCGTCGAGATCACACTTCCAACCGATTCGACTCAGAACATATCCGTGGCACCGGCTTCCAAAGAGTCTGTCGAGATGCTCATGCATCCTGCCTACCAAAAGTCCTTCCTGGtatccaatgcgtccatggCGTCCCGGTTCATCGTCGGCACTTCGGACAAGGTATCAAGCATGCTGCAGTCAGGGGCGACCGCCATCACCGCCAAGAGCAAACCAGCCAGTAAGCCCATGACCTTTAAGCCAGCAACCCACGAGCGAATCCGACGCATCAACACCTTCACCGGAGGAGCAGTCGGACTTTCTACCAAGACGGTAGGGCAAATCGGCAAGGTCGCACAAAATGTGGGCGCAACACTCGCGCGAAAGGGACACAAGGGTGGTGGTAAAGGCTTTGATAAGGACGGCAACCCCATCGATGGCTACAAGCCTGGCTTGTTGAACAAGAGCTTGATGGCATTCTCGACCGTAGCCGATGGCATCGAGCAGGCGGGCAAGACGCTGCTGACGTCGACATCGAATGCCGCCACGACTGTGGTAGAGCACAAGTGGGGTCCCGAGGCCGGCGATGTGTCGCGCAACCTTGGCTCCGGTGTCAAGAACGTCGGTCTGGTCTACATCGACGTCACCGGAGTGTCGAGGCGTGCCCTTGTCAAGAACGTGGCCAAGGGCATGATCGTAGGTAAAGCACCAAACGGAAAGGATGTTATAGTTGGTGGCGGAGATGGCGGTGTAGTCCCAGTGCCACCGGAGAAGAGACTCAAGGACAGCGAGGGGAATGGTACTTCTAGTTCCGCAAGCTCAATCAAGGGCTATTCGGACGATAAGAAGGCGGCTATTGAGTACAAGTGAGTGAGCTCGCTTAACTCGTTATGGCGGGAAATAGCCatgtttattctttttttacttgTCGCCACGTTATCATTCTGTTGTCCAATTCGGGATTATGGATCAGAATTCTGGCAGCGATAGGATATGTTATTTGCGAAGGGATTCTGATTCTGATAATTTGTAAGTATTGAAAAACCTGATATCGAAGATGCAAGTAATTAATGAGCAAGAGGGACGCTTACGAAATCGTGCCTGGTGCGCTTTTTGATATGTTGACAAGCACGTGATGACATGGTTGACGCAAACAATCCTGCCCGGTTACGTGTGATTTAATATGAGATTTCTATTGGCAAGTGCGATAATGTTACATCTTATGGTCGCTGGAACAGGCTTTCTCAGGCGTTACTTGGGTTACCTTCCGCATGGTACCAtcaacataaaaaaaaatgcatgCGACAGCTGTTTTGCTATCATCAACATAGATCGTTTTTTGGCCATTATAGATGTTCTAATTCTAGGTCTAGGTAGTTCGTTTGTTCTGTGTTGCAGACCGTGATCTTTGTTACTTGACCAACACCCAAGCCCAGTCCAAGCACCAGCTTAACTACAGAAACAGTTGTCACCATAAATCACCGCCTTGGCGCTCGAACGGCCTTCCCATGTGTCGATATGAACTGCTTGGCAGTGCAATCATCATTCTCACTGAGATGAAACTTTGTCTTGGAGGTTCGGACGCACAAGCAGTTGACAGTCGGTACGAAAAATAAATACAtggatttttattttatttcacAGCTCAATTTCTTGCCGCTTGAATCGCGGGTTCACTTCCCCACACCTCTAGATCAAAGCGGCATCTCCGCGTCGCGCAACCCGCACTGACATCAGCATCGCGTCGCGCGTCTAACCCGGAAACagtagcggcagcggcagcagcagcagcaccggcaACGGCGAGAGCCGCAAACTCACCCCGCGACAATGCTCCATGAAGTCCTCCTCTCCCTCGCCGGCCATCCGTCTCCACTCCTGCGGTCCGATCCCTCAGCCGCCAATGCGGATAAGCACCCCGCCGCAGGCGATGCGACGACCGCCTCCGCCGTCTTCACTCCGCCAGAGCGGGAGCTCCTAGCGTCCGTGTCGCACCTCAGCGGCCTGCACATCAAGTTGCGGAGCCACACGGCTCAGATTGCCGTCTCGCACCCGTCGACCATATGCCGCGCGGTTGCTGCCTCGATCAGCTCCGTCCATCTCGCCGCGTTCCAGCGCAAGGTCCTCGAGGTCGAGGATTCAGTGCTGCGACGAGATGCCTCGCTCGTCGGTGCTTACAACATCGTGCCGTTGACGGCCGTGGTTGGTGAATTCTCGGACTGGACGAGACGCATGGAGTGGTTATGGGAGATTGTCAAGTTTATGCTCTCAGGGAGCACGGAAATAAAGGCTGGAAAGCAGCGTGGCACGGCGGAAGGGGCCACGGCGTCTCTCACGGCATCTCCGTGTACTGGTGCCAGCATCATCGACAAGTTGCGCGGTGAGCTGCAGACTGGATACCTGGACATCGAGACCACCGCTGCGAGCTTGGTAGCGGTTGCCGAGACCGCGTGGCTGAAGCAGGTTTCCGCCTGGATCCTGTACGGTCGTCTGCCAACCTTTGGCAGTGGGGATTTCTTCGTGCAGAGGGCCTCGGAGGACAGTGACGAGGTAGGTCAAGACGGGGTTGGCTTGTCTGGCATGAAGATATACCGTTTGGGTtctaaaagaagaaaaaccaaTATTGCAGGACTTCGTTTGCGAACACACCCTGCTCCCATCAGTTGTCACGCCGTCAACAGCATCATCGATGCTCTTTATTGGCCTATCGTTGAATCAGATTCGGGCAAAAAGGATGGACACCTCTGGGTTAAGCTTGCACGACACTCATCAACTGTCGTCGCAGCTTTCCGAACTTTCCAAACTCCAATTCCCTCTAGACAGTGCTGCACTTTCACGGACCATCACCGGCATAAGACTGTTTCTGTCGAAGAATATTCTTCTAAAATTTTTGCCACTGGTCAAGGTTCTTGAAATCCTACAACTTCTAAGGGACTTTTTCTTGCTCGCCCGAGGCGAGTTCGCCATGGCCTTGTCACAACAAGCGGACGAGAAGTTGCGCAGCCGCTGGCGCAAAACATACAACCTCAACCATGCATATGGAAAGCAGGATGGTCTAGGAAACGCTATGCTCAAAGAGGGCGAAGTTATGCAGATACTTTCGCGCACGTGGGCAGCTCTGGGTTCCTTGCAGGGTCAACACGCCGAAGAGGACGAGGGGCTTGAGTTAGCAAGAGATATCATGCGCCTCACGCTTGCGAAAACGAGGCCGTCGACACCAGCTACATCCCATGCCACACCGGCAGCGGCTGAATATCCATACGGGATAGCCAGTACACCTTTTCGCAACCTCCTTCTCTCGGTGCCAGCCGTTCTCACATTACACATCCCTTCCCCTCTCGACCTCTTCCTAAGTCAATCAGATCTCCAGACTTATACTTTGATCAACTCTTATCTTCTGTCAATACGGCGAGCACATCTAAGGCTCACTGATTTGTGGAAGATCTCGGCCCTCAGGAGACATTGGCCACCGCCCCCGCGGCCGCCCCGGGGTATCAGAGGCGCTGGTCGCGCGAGGACGCAGCTACTCCGGACTCGGCAGAACGAGCGGTCACATGCGTTGCGCAGCGCATGGGCCAACATCAGCGCCGCCATATTTTTCTTGGCGGAAACAGAAGCATATCTGCAGACCGAGGTAGTGGCAGGGCTGTGGGAGGGTTTCCAGAACTGGCTCCTCACTGGCAGTGATGGAGTGCATCAGGACGACCGCAAGGTTGGCAGGCACAACCGGCAACCTTCGCTCAACAGCTCGGCCCAAGATGAAATGGATGTAGATGccgaggagcagcaggaAGATGATATCTGGCTCGCCTCTGCATCAGACGAAAATAACGTGACGGCAGGTGACCTACCGCAGCGCCAACCCCACGACCCGCAGACTCTGGCCACCGCACATAGACTTTACCTGCGAATCCTGGCCAGGCGCATTCTCCTGGTAAACCAGTCCTTCACAGACGTGCTGTACGAGCTCCTCGTCAACGTCGACCACCTCGTTGCGCTGGTCCACCGCCTGGACGGCGTATGGACGTCCGTGGACCTCGAGGTGGACTCTGGCGTCATCGACGCCTTTGTCGACCTCGAGCACGAAGAGGCAGACATCCGCAACGAGATCGTCGCCGTTGAGCGGCGAGTCAGGGCCGGCGTCGAGGCATGCATCAAGGAGTTGAGGGACGTAGAGGCGCGCCACGATGGTGACGGCGACGTCGATGACGTGGCGCTCCTGGAGCTGGGTGAGTACGTCCCGCGCCGGGTCGGCGGAGTGGATAGGTTGTTGATGAAGCTTGATTTCGGCACATGGTTCCGGTCGGGACGTCAAGACAATCAAGCTTCCGATGAGGATGAAGAGATGGAACAATAGGGTTTATTTCTTCGTTATTGAAGCTATGGAATCTTCATAGGTTGAGAGCTTCTGATGTCAAGGCATATAATATTACAGGGATTGGGTCTGGACAATGTTCAGTGGGAATCAAACGCCTATATTATGCTATTCGCTAGGATATGTCGTTACGAGATAATGAGAGGgataggaaaaaaaaataccactTATGCCAGTAACCCCTGGGTGCTAGCAAGATCCATGTAGGGACTGCCCCGACAGTCCCATTGCGCGGCCAATGTTAGACAGGATTGACTATGCAACAGGACCAATAATTGTGCCGTTGTTGACGTGTTGCAGCCGCATAGAAACGATACTGGAACGTCTGTGTTGGGACGAATGTGAAAGTCGACCTCTTTAAAACACCACCATCAGATTCAGGGTCAGGGGGTTAGAAAGTCTGTGATGGAGCCGGGGACCAATTTTGGATCGGTAGCTCTGCCTAGCGTCGCAACTAAAGTTTTTTTTAAGGTACCATACGTCAGCCGCCAAGAGTCTTTGTAACAGAGTTTTTGCAAAGATATAGCCTAAATCGGGTTCGGGGGGAGGGAGGGGAACAAGGgggaaataaaaataaaaacaaaagtaCGAACCAGGGTTGCGACCAGAAGGGTCCAACAGGTAGACCCAATCGCCCATGATCTCCCAGTACTCGACTGCTATGGCAGGCGGCGACCAGACCTGCGAGTGGTTGGCCCTGAACCAGTCAAGTTTGTGGAGCAGGCGTTTGTACCAGTAGCGCTCCCCGCTCTCAAACTCCCAGAGGCGGAGGTTGTGTGTCTGGAACAGCTTGAGGACGACGCGAAGGGACAGCAGCCGGCTCGAGGCGGCGAGCACGTCGAGCAGGTCCTCGGCAAGTTTGGTCCAGATCCAGGCGCTGCCGTGgcggccgcggccgaggTCGATGCGCATGTCGACGTGCCGCAGGTTCTGTAGCGTCGCGCGCCCGACGAAGCTGGACATGCGCATCGGGTCGGCCGCGCCGGGCACCCAGGGCGGGATGCGGTCGAAGGTGAAGGTGCGGGTGTGGAGGATGGACATGCACTCATCCGTGATGGCGCGCGACACGAGGAGGATGCTCGGCGTCCTGAGGTTGGCCTTGTACGTTGGGAAGGGCTCGTCGTCTTGCCGGTCCGTCTTGTCgtcactgctgctgccgcatcTGCCCTGCGACTTGCGAGAAAGGCATCCCCGTATCTGTGTGTAATACTCGGCATACAGTCCGTGTGATGTCGGCAGTTGAACTGTGTACTCGTAAATCTGGTTCCGAAGCTCAGAGGGGAATATGAACCACGAGTTCGGCGCATCCCATCTGGAGCACCGAGATATGCTTCCGGGTGAAGCATCGTCCAAGACCATTTCATGCTCCGAGTCCTCCCAGTCCATTTCTCGCCGGAATGAACCACGGCCTCCGGTCAAGCTCTCTGCGACTGCTTGGGTTGTGCATTCCGGCGCATCCAAGATCCGTACCAAGGGAAGTCGTGACAGCTTCGCGATGGCAGGATGGCTATGCTGTCGGCGGCATTCTTTGCGCACTCGAGAAGCCGTATCGAGGGAAGCCGAAGTCGCAATCCGGGATCCTATGCCCGGCACACGACGGGGGTGTGGCTGAGGACTACGGCCGGCGCCGAAGTGCCTATCGAGGCTGGTATCATTGCTACGTGGGATGGCGGGCGGTCCAGGGTTGACTTTGGCAGCAGATATGTCCACCTCTGGTAAAGCCAAGGTTGGAAAGTTACCCGAAAACACTGCCGGCGGAGATGGTGCGTACAACACAGAGTCAGTTGGTGTGTATAATTCTAAGCTTTCATCTTGGCAGATTAGATCGTTGTCGCTGGTCGAATGATGGTCATTTTGTGAGGGAACCCAAGGGGGGTGCATTGCCGACATATCATCCCCCTCATTGGAGTTTCTTTGCGACGGCTGCTTTGAGGAAGGGCAGCGCGGCCCAGGATAGCACCTTGCAGTGACAATTTTGAATCTTTTCTCTTGTTACAGGGTACCTGTAGCTAGAAGGGCTTGAACATATATATGCCTCAACGAGGTGGCATTTGTGCGGTTGAGGATGTGGTGTGTCTTTGTTTTTCTGTGAGCACGCCGATATGAGAGAGTGGGAGGGCAAGTACCTAGGCAGGGTAAGGTAGGGAAGGTACCTCGGCGTAGGAGGTTGTTTGTTTTTAGGTGTGATGGGTTTGAGTTATCTGTCGTCGATGCAACCTTGATAGAACGCCCACCAGAGCCGAGAATAATAACAAGATCCGTATACGGTTATAACTTTGCCGAGAGCTGGAGTGTGGGCTTGCAAAGTACGTCGCAAGAGTGGGAAAGAAGCAAAGGGCATGCCCTTGTGATAGTAAGCCTCGGTGTCTAGACCTAGATAGAACAGATCCATCCTtcccaatttttttttttttcgaaggGCTGGTAGCACATTTTGTATTCAATGAAAACCTACCTTAGGCAATTGAACTACAATCAAGGCGAGCAAGAACATTGCTGACTTTACCTACGAAGGGTCTTCGCAGCACAGTGGTACAATTGGGGTGATCAGCaagtgggctggctggataCTTGATGCACCCATCGTGGAGCGAGATGCAAACATGCAATCATCCAGAAGCAAGCACCCGCGCATATCTCTCAAACGCGCGTAGGACAAACATGACCTTGCCGCATTGCCATTGGCGCTGACACTCTCCGCAGGCCGTCCCTCTCTGTCTCGTTTATCAATCCCACCCTGAAGGGCACTTGGGAACACAAGCACGAGCCAATCTTAATCTGGTGACTGAAGCCCCAGTATGGTATTTAGACGAGTCCTTCAATAGGAAGTCGACCCGACCTGCACTAAGGTCACATTAAGACAGCCAAGCAGCTCTAATTCGGCAAGGGAGTGGAGGGGAAGGGGGAGATaaaagaggaagaaaaaaaaagcaaaagaagaaaacgaGGACAGAATGATGGTACGGAACACAAGCGTAAATAATTCACTCGGTGTAGAGACCAAGACCTTTCAATGAAGATCGTCCGTGTGTGTTGTCGATTCCCATTGAAATGATGGCAGGCCCGTAGCCTCACTGTCAGTCATAGGTTGGTGGCAATTCAAATTGGCTAAGGATCAAGTGTAGCCTGGAAAATTTGGTGCCTGGTCTTACTGGCCCTCATTTTTTTGCTTGTCCTTAGGATATATACCTAAGATAAAGATAACAGGAAATTAACTCCTGCAACCTGGAATGTCTTTTAAGGACCGGCACAAAAAGGGGGGGCCTGGTAGTCCGTATGGCCCAATCGCCATCGAACACGGTGCCTTCGCAAGGAACCAATTTTCGCACGATGAGGCACCGTCGATGTTAAGGCCAGTAGtagacaaaacaaaacggcCGCAGCAAGTACTTGTTTGCTTACATGTAGACTTCGGTTGGTAATCCGGTATTTTTCTCTCGATTTACCGGAGTGGTACCTCGAGCTATTCGATTTCAAACCTTCCAAACAGGGTTGGACTGAGCTGTGTTCTTCTGAGGAGaggctaaaaaaaaaaaaaaaaaaaagtttggcGGTACCTGTGTCGTCGCATTTTTTAGTGGCTTTAGGTGGTTAACCATTTCTGGAGAAGTGAACGTCCTCAATAATGTACGTAGTACCGAGTAATGtctgtaggtacctaggtacctaggtaggtaattccATGccatctaggtacctattgATATGGACGGACTATGACCTAAATAATTTGATTTGTAGAAAAAGGTATTACTCTGTACTACTGTATGTACTGTAGACCTTTGGGTTGATCTTGTTGTATGATCCTGGTATATATATGACCCATATGGTCCCAGAAAAGCGGCATCCAAGGAGGTGCCTAGAGTGCGACTGGAGTCCAGTCAAACAAATGATGTTGTGCTGTGAAATTTCAGGCTTGGGCGGTGTTGAGAATGCATCCGATTTGATGCCCATAAAACCCCGGGACCAAAAATAAGATCATTTCTCGTTCATGAGAAAACATCTGCTGTATTTTCCACGGCAAACACATTAAATTGCCATATCGACTTTGGGTATCTTGCCGATACCTTATGGAAAAGATGGAAAAATCCGATTGATTTGTGAAACTACTGTACGGTACTACCGGTAGGCATCTGCAACTGCAACTTTTATGGTGGGTAGGCACCTCGGTACCCAACTGAGGTAC is from Pyricularia oryzae 70-15 chromosome 2, whole genome shotgun sequence and encodes:
- a CDS encoding Spc97/Spc98 family protein, whose protein sequence is MLHEVLLSLAGHPSPLLRSDPSAANADKHPAAGDATTASAVFTPPERELLASVSHLSGLHIKLRSHTAQIAVSHPSTICRAVAASISSVHLAAFQRKVLEVEDSVLRRDASLVGAYNIVPLTAVVGEFSDWTRRMEWLWEIVKFMLSGSTEIKAGKQRGTAEGATASLTASPCTGASIIDKLRGELQTGYLDIETTAASLVAVAETAWLKQVSAWILYGRLPTFGSGDFFVQRASEDSDEDFVCEHTLLPSVVTPSTASSMLFIGLSLNQIRAKRMDTSGLSLHDTHQLSSQLSELSKLQFPLDSAALSRTITGIRLFLSKNILLKFLPLVKVLEILQLLRDFFLLARGEFAMALSQQADEKLRSRWRKTYNLNHAYGKQDGLGNAMLKEGEVMQILSRTWAALGSLQGQHAEEDEGLELARDIMRLTLAKTRPSTPATSHATPAAAEYPYGIASTPFRNLLLSVPAVLTLHIPSPLDLFLSQSDLQTYTLINSYLLSIRRAHLRLTDLWKISALRRHWPPPPRPPRGIRGAGRARTQLLRTRQNERSHALRSAWANISAAIFFLAETEAYLQTEVVAGLWEGFQNWLLTGSDGVHQDDRKVGRHNRQPSLNSSAQDEMDVDAEEQQEDDIWLASASDENNVTAGDLPQRQPHDPQTLATAHRLYLRILARRILLVNQSFTDVLYELLVNVDHLVALVHRLDGVWTSVDLEVDSGVIDAFVDLEHEEADIRNEIVAVERRVRAGVEACIKELRDVEARHDGDGDVDDVALLELGEYVPRRVGGVDRLLMKLDFGTWFRSGRQDNQASDEDEEMEQ